A single window of Ignavibacteriota bacterium DNA harbors:
- a CDS encoding OmpA family protein: MNRTFLIKAILILLLISLNFNYTYSQSEGQRLSFGFNAGGVKYWGEFTDNQFWLGGDLFLRYNIIPQLSLTGSFGLAQMRWKVDAAALNKYPGYFGENAQPGDRYPGVDPITGATIQPKNQTRLNTYELTASYNFFPSQKFVPYVFGGIGYLDFEPRAGDVGGFGPLPNNSKEIYDKQLLIIPVGAGFEFYLTDDLVFNGRATLRITNTDYLDDLAGKQESGSNWDANADEANDLFMTFGLGFSYYILGDADYDNDGLSNSRERELGTDPYNPDSDGDGLKDGEEVYIYYTDPLKPDTDGDGLTDYDEIFTYKTSPVKSDTDSDGLNDGEEVARKTDPNNPDTDGDGLLDGDEVNKHQTDPLNPDTDSDGLSDGDEVMKYNTNPKAKDTDGDGLDDGDEINKYKTNPTNPDTDGDGLNDGAEILTHKTDPLKPDTDGDGLSDGDEVLTHKTDPLNKDTDGDGLSDGDEVHKYKTNPLNEDTDMDGLKDGDEVNKYKTDPLNKDTDGDGLSDGEEVLKYKTDPLNRDTDNDKLTDGKEVFETKTDPLNPDTDGDGIIDGEDDCPLTPGVPSEEKGSHGCPPAPKIGTKTDFPDILFIVNTDDFNYDYEGTAQSLAKLLDYVNQCPGLQIRVEGHASAEGNAKRNQQLSELRAKKVRTWLIEQGVNGDRIRGAIGFGSKQQKIQEPTGQALKSIAADELEAIRKQNRRITVEVVRTCDEVK, translated from the coding sequence ATGAACAGAACTTTCCTTATTAAAGCGATATTAATATTGCTACTAATATCGCTTAATTTTAATTATACATATTCACAAAGCGAAGGTCAGCGATTATCGTTTGGCTTTAATGCCGGTGGAGTAAAATACTGGGGTGAATTCACCGATAACCAGTTTTGGCTTGGAGGAGATTTATTCCTCCGATACAACATTATTCCCCAATTGTCCCTAACGGGATCTTTCGGACTAGCACAGATGCGTTGGAAAGTAGATGCAGCCGCACTCAATAAATATCCCGGATATTTTGGTGAAAATGCACAGCCGGGTGACCGCTACCCTGGAGTTGACCCAATTACAGGTGCAACTATCCAACCAAAGAATCAAACAAGATTGAACACCTATGAGCTGACAGCTTCATATAATTTCTTCCCTTCACAGAAATTCGTACCTTATGTGTTTGGAGGTATAGGTTATCTCGATTTCGAGCCACGTGCCGGTGATGTCGGCGGATTTGGACCGTTGCCCAATAATTCAAAGGAAATATATGATAAACAGCTTTTAATTATACCTGTGGGTGCCGGATTTGAATTCTATCTTACAGACGACTTAGTATTTAATGGTCGGGCAACATTACGTATTACTAATACAGACTATCTTGATGATTTGGCAGGTAAGCAGGAAAGTGGTTCAAATTGGGATGCCAATGCTGACGAAGCAAACGACCTATTTATGACTTTTGGTTTAGGATTTTCCTACTATATTCTTGGTGATGCTGATTATGATAATGACGGGTTATCAAATTCAAGAGAACGCGAACTTGGGACTGACCCTTACAACCCTGATTCAGATGGCGATGGTCTAAAAGACGGCGAAGAAGTATATATTTATTATACTGACCCGCTTAAACCTGATACTGACGGTGACGGACTGACCGACTATGATGAGATTTTCACTTATAAAACCTCTCCTGTAAAATCCGATACAGATAGTGACGGCTTAAATGACGGTGAAGAAGTTGCCAGAAAAACTGACCCTAATAATCCTGACACTGACGGTGATGGACTGCTTGATGGAGATGAAGTAAACAAACATCAAACTGACCCGCTGAATCCTGATACAGATAGTGACGGGCTTAGTGATGGCGATGAAGTGATGAAATACAATACTAATCCTAAAGCAAAGGATACCGACGGTGACGGGCTTGATGATGGTGACGAAATCAATAAGTATAAAACTAATCCTACTAATCCCGATACTGATGGTGATGGGCTTAACGATGGAGCTGAAATCCTAACTCATAAAACGGACCCGCTGAAACCTGATACTGACGGTGACGGATTATCTGATGGTGATGAAGTTTTGACTCACAAAACTGATCCGCTGAACAAGGATACTGACGGCGACGGACTTAGCGACGGTGATGAAGTACATAAGTATAAAACTAATCCTCTCAATGAAGACACCGATATGGATGGTCTGAAAGATGGAGATGAAGTTAATAAGTATAAAACTGATCCGCTGAACAAGGATACTGACGGCGATGGTTTATCAGACGGCGAAGAGGTTCTTAAATATAAGACTGACCCGCTAAACCGCGATACAGACAATGATAAACTGACAGATGGAAAGGAAGTCTTCGAAACTAAGACTGACCCATTAAATCCTGATACCGATGGTGACGGAATCATTGACGGCGAGGATGATTGTCCGCTTACACCCGGAGTACCAAGTGAAGAAAAAGGAAGTCATGGATGTCCACCTGCTCCAAAAATAGGTACTAAAACTGATTTCCCTGATATTCTGTTTATTGTAAATACTGATGATTTTAATTATGATTATGAGGGTACAGCTCAAAGTTTAGCTAAACTTTTGGATTATGTCAACCAATGCCCTGGTCTGCAAATCAGAGTAGAGGGTCATGCTTCTGCTGAAGGAAATGCAAAACGTAATCAACAGCTTTCTGAACTCAGAGCTAAGAAAGTTCGCACATGGCTTATTGAACAAGGTGTTAATGGTGACAGAATACGCGGTGCGATTGGCTTTGGCTCAAAGCAGCAAAAAATTCAGGAACCAACTGGTCAGGCTCTGAAAAGTATTGCAGCAGATGAACTTGAAGCAATACGCAAGCAAAACAGAAGAATAACTGTTGAGGTTGTCAGAACCTGCGATGAAGTGAAATAA
- a CDS encoding EVE domain-containing protein: protein MAYWLVKSDPDTYSWENLLKDKKTDWDGVRNYQARNNLKLMEVGDNVLVYESQSTRFVAGIAEVTKHAFQDTTTDDERWLAVELKAIKSLKNPVTLETIKNTPALKDIALIKQSRLSVMPLKEEEYNTIIDLSK from the coding sequence ATGGCTTATTGGCTTGTAAAAAGTGACCCTGATACATATTCCTGGGAAAATCTTTTAAAGGACAAGAAGACGGACTGGGATGGCGTCCGAAATTATCAGGCAAGGAACAACCTAAAGTTAATGGAAGTTGGTGACAATGTTCTTGTCTATGAAAGTCAAAGCACACGATTTGTAGCCGGTATCGCTGAAGTTACTAAGCATGCTTTTCAAGATACTACAACTGATGATGAACGGTGGCTTGCCGTAGAGCTCAAAGCCATTAAAAGTCTGAAGAACCCGGTAACACTTGAAACTATCAAGAATACACCTGCTTTGAAGGATATTGCTTTAATCAAACAAAGCAGGCTTTCTGTGATGCCACTGAAAGAGGAAGAATACAATACAATCATTGATTTGTCAAAGTAA
- a CDS encoding acetoacetate--CoA ligase: MQKFPLWTPNSANIENSNINKFRIYVNEKYKIDLQNYSELYDWSVIYIANFWQCCWDFFDIIHSKRFDTVLSLKDNDKSPDDITNYEWFKGAKLNFAENLLRFSDDEPAIIHYSENSESRRLTYKELYLQVAKLAKALRICGIKKGDRVAGYITNCPEAVIAMLATTSIGAVWTSTSPDFGTQGVLDRFSQVAPKVLIAVDGYYYGGKKFESLQVVKQIQNSINSIEKIVIVEQIGSNIPKDNLYISYKNFTNNDAEDIYFEQTDFNHPVYIMYSSGTTGVPKCIVHGAGGTLIQHLKELILHTNLTDLDTIFYFTTCGWMMWNWLVSSLSTGATLFLFDGSPAYPDISRLWKAVEDERISIFGTSPKYLSSCQKAGIVPKDNFNLDSLKVLLSTGSPLSSENFRWVYDNVKSDLQLSSISGGTDIISCFMLGNPTLPVFSDEIQCRGLGMKVEAFDEDANPVLVRKGELVCTAPFPSMPVYFWDDDDNQKYYSAYFDVYQGIWRHGDYIKITEHGGVIVYGRSDATLNPGGVRIGTAEIYRIVEAMDEIQDSVVIGYPKENDVSVILFIVTKVNFKLDKDLENKIRSVIKSELTPRHVPEQIFSVNEIPHTLNGKKVEIAVLKTLLGEDVKNKASLMNPDSLKQFEYIKILS; encoded by the coding sequence ATGCAAAAATTTCCATTATGGACTCCAAATTCTGCTAATATCGAAAATTCAAATATCAATAAATTCAGAATTTATGTAAATGAAAAATACAAGATTGATTTACAGAATTACTCTGAACTTTATGATTGGTCGGTCATATACATAGCTAATTTTTGGCAGTGCTGCTGGGACTTTTTTGATATAATTCATTCAAAAAGATTCGATACAGTCCTCTCACTTAAAGACAATGATAAATCACCTGATGACATAACAAATTATGAATGGTTCAAAGGTGCAAAACTGAATTTTGCTGAAAACCTATTGAGATTTTCAGATGATGAGCCGGCAATTATACATTATAGTGAAAATTCGGAATCAAGAAGACTAACCTACAAAGAATTATATCTTCAGGTAGCGAAATTAGCTAAGGCTTTAAGAATTTGCGGCATAAAAAAAGGTGACAGAGTTGCGGGATATATCACAAATTGTCCTGAAGCTGTCATTGCAATGCTCGCAACCACTTCAATAGGAGCTGTATGGACTTCAACTTCACCTGATTTCGGCACACAAGGAGTTTTGGATAGATTTTCTCAGGTTGCACCTAAAGTATTAATCGCTGTTGACGGATATTATTATGGTGGAAAGAAATTTGAATCACTTCAGGTCGTCAAACAAATTCAAAATTCTATCAACTCTATCGAGAAAATTGTTATCGTCGAACAAATTGGAAGTAATATACCGAAAGATAATTTATACATTTCTTACAAAAATTTTACAAATAATGATGCTGAAGATATATATTTTGAGCAGACAGATTTCAATCATCCTGTTTATATAATGTATTCATCCGGTACAACTGGCGTTCCGAAATGTATTGTTCATGGTGCAGGCGGCACATTAATACAGCATCTTAAAGAATTAATTCTGCATACCAATCTCACAGATTTAGATACTATATTTTATTTTACAACTTGTGGTTGGATGATGTGGAACTGGCTTGTTTCATCGCTTTCGACGGGTGCTACATTGTTTCTCTTCGACGGAAGTCCGGCATATCCGGATATATCCCGCCTTTGGAAAGCGGTCGAAGATGAAAGAATTTCAATATTCGGCACAAGTCCTAAATATTTAAGTTCATGTCAAAAAGCCGGAATCGTTCCCAAAGATAATTTCAACCTCGACTCTCTGAAAGTATTACTTTCTACAGGTTCTCCCCTCAGCAGTGAAAATTTCAGATGGGTGTATGACAATGTTAAAAGTGATCTCCAGCTATCCTCAATTTCAGGCGGTACTGACATAATTTCCTGTTTTATGCTTGGAAATCCTACACTACCTGTTTTTTCAGATGAAATCCAGTGTCGCGGTCTAGGTATGAAAGTAGAAGCATTCGATGAAGATGCAAATCCTGTCTTAGTTCGTAAGGGCGAACTGGTCTGCACTGCACCCTTTCCATCAATGCCTGTATATTTCTGGGACGATGATGATAATCAAAAGTACTATTCTGCATATTTTGATGTGTATCAAGGCATTTGGAGGCATGGAGATTACATCAAAATCACAGAACATGGTGGGGTAATTGTTTATGGCAGAAGTGATGCAACTTTAAATCCCGGAGGAGTGCGAATAGGTACTGCTGAAATCTATCGGATTGTTGAGGCTATGGATGAAATTCAAGACTCGGTCGTAATTGGATATCCAAAAGAAAATGACGTAAGTGTAATTTTGTTTATAGTAACAAAAGTTAATTTCAAATTAGATAAGGATTTGGAAAATAAGATTAGGTCAGTAATTAAATCAGAACTGACTCCAAGGCACGTGCCTGAACAAATTTTCAGTGTAAATGAAATTCCCCATACTTTGAACGGTAAGAAAGTCGAAATTGCAGTCCTTAAAACTCTTTTAGGCGAAGATGTTAAAAATAAAGCATCACTTATGAACCCGGATTCACTCAAGCAGTTTGAATATATAAAGATTTTGAGTTAA
- a CDS encoding rod shape-determining protein, producing MFKLFSNDVAIDLGTANTLIWMKNKGIVLNEPTIVAYDRSTKNIIAIGHDAQSMVGKTHKDIKIIRPLRDGAIADFEITEGMLRAFIRKVSMSWQPAKRVVVCVPSGITEVEKRAVRDSCEHAGAKEVHLIAEPMAGAIGIGLNVHEPIGNLIVDIGGGTTEIAVIALSGIVADESIRIAGDEMTNAIVQYFRRTHNILIGDRTGETIKCTVGSAVPLEEEIEIEVKGRDIVLGVPKSIIVSSREIRDALSESVNEIVDAVLSLLERTPPELSADIFDRGIMLSGGGALLKGLDERLRRETSLPVHVADDPLTAVVRGTGKVLENLSDYSSVLIKSTRY from the coding sequence TTGTTTAAATTATTTTCAAATGATGTTGCGATAGATTTAGGTACAGCCAATACACTTATCTGGATGAAGAATAAAGGTATTGTATTGAATGAACCTACAATAGTAGCTTATGACCGCTCGACAAAAAATATCATAGCCATAGGACATGACGCACAATCTATGGTTGGCAAAACACATAAAGACATAAAAATCATCAGACCCCTCAGAGACGGAGCCATCGCTGATTTTGAAATAACTGAAGGTATGCTTCGAGCATTCATTCGTAAAGTTTCGATGTCCTGGCAGCCTGCAAAGCGGGTAGTTGTATGCGTTCCTTCAGGAATCACAGAAGTTGAGAAGCGCGCTGTCCGCGATAGCTGCGAACATGCCGGTGCTAAGGAAGTTCACCTTATTGCCGAACCAATGGCAGGGGCAATAGGTATCGGACTGAATGTACACGAGCCGATTGGTAATTTGATTGTTGATATTGGCGGTGGAACTACCGAAATTGCTGTAATTGCACTTTCTGGCATTGTCGCTGATGAATCTATTCGAATCGCCGGTGACGAAATGACTAATGCTATTGTTCAGTATTTCCGTCGCACTCATAATATATTGATTGGTGACAGAACAGGTGAAACAATCAAATGTACTGTCGGTTCAGCTGTTCCACTCGAAGAAGAGATTGAAATTGAAGTAAAAGGCAGAGATATTGTTCTTGGTGTACCAAAATCAATAATTGTCAGTTCAAGAGAAATACGAGATGCTTTATCAGAATCTGTTAACGAGATAGTAGATGCTGTATTAAGTCTGCTTGAAAGAACACCTCCCGAACTTTCTGCCGATATTTTCGACCGTGGAATTATGCTCTCAGGCGGTGGGGCACTTCTAAAAGGTTTGGACGAAAGATTGAGAAGAGAAACCAGTCTTCCTGTTCATGTAGCTGATGACCCTTTGACTGCTGTTGTAAGGGGTACAGGAAAAGTTCTGGAAAATTTATCGGATTATTCCTCAGTGCTTATCAAAAGCACGAGGTATTAA
- the mreC gene encoding rod shape-determining protein MreC: MQNFINFVTRYKEYIAFTSLVIICLALISIGDVSKIGGFRTIIIGSTAWIQGAFSWIPNPGSLQNENRSLRELNLQLSTEVIKMRTSAIENNRLRQLIDFKEKYPDTLISAEIVGKSSIELRNYNVINKGKSSGLERGMSLRTDAGLVGYIIGSSDNYSLVEMLNNRNVKVSAKILRTGIDGIITWSGGEYFNLNNIPTSFDIQKGDVVLTSEFSNKYPSDIPFGEVIDVIDENNSLFFTIKIKPYVNLSTVEQVFVIKKIPDEERNDLLKELEDRLKIKKQK, translated from the coding sequence ATGCAAAACTTTATCAATTTTGTTACCAGATACAAAGAATATATTGCATTTACTTCGCTTGTGATTATTTGTCTGGCTTTGATTTCTATTGGAGATGTTTCAAAAATCGGTGGTTTCAGGACTATTATTATTGGTTCTACTGCATGGATTCAGGGTGCATTTTCATGGATTCCTAATCCCGGATCACTCCAAAACGAAAACCGCTCACTCAGAGAATTAAACTTACAGTTATCAACTGAGGTAATTAAGATGCGAACTTCAGCAATCGAAAATAACCGATTGCGCCAGCTAATTGACTTTAAAGAAAAATATCCCGATACGCTAATCAGTGCTGAAATCGTTGGAAAATCAAGCATCGAACTGAGAAATTATAATGTAATTAATAAGGGGAAATCCTCCGGATTGGAACGTGGTATGTCTCTTAGAACCGATGCGGGACTTGTTGGTTATATAATAGGCTCATCTGATAATTACTCGCTTGTTGAAATGCTCAATAATCGAAATGTAAAAGTATCGGCTAAAATCCTGAGAACCGGAATAGACGGTATTATAACATGGAGCGGTGGTGAGTATTTTAATCTTAATAATATCCCAACCTCATTCGATATTCAAAAAGGCGATGTAGTTTTGACATCTGAGTTTTCTAATAAATACCCGTCCGACATTCCATTCGGTGAAGTTATTGATGTAATTGACGAGAATAATTCGCTCTTTTTTACAATTAAAATTAAGCCTTATGTTAATCTTTCAACTGTAGAACAAGTATTTGTTATCAAAAAAATTCCAGATGAAGAGCGAAACGACCTGCTTAAAGAATTAGAAGACCGACTTAAAATTAAAAAGCAAAAATAA
- the mreD gene encoding rod shape-determining protein MreD, protein MFLNPERRKTRDRQLRFVFYSIAALLIIVFQISIVNLIEVGGLTPNLMIILVVWISLAEGQFIGLFAGFIAGFLFDVATFDLIGTNALAQTMNAFIAGFFHRVGKEDLTLKRFSFVITVFIGSVAHNIVYFFFYLKLSELDFFSFFFKYGIATSLYTTVFGVVAILIKLPKKELNI, encoded by the coding sequence ATGTTCCTTAATCCTGAAAGAAGAAAAACACGTGACAGGCAATTGAGATTTGTATTTTACTCGATTGCTGCTTTGCTTATTATTGTATTTCAGATTTCAATAGTAAACCTTATTGAAGTAGGTGGCTTAACTCCAAACTTAATGATAATTCTTGTAGTTTGGATTTCTCTTGCTGAAGGTCAGTTTATAGGATTATTTGCCGGTTTTATAGCTGGTTTTTTATTCGATGTCGCAACATTTGACCTAATAGGAACAAATGCTCTGGCTCAAACAATGAATGCATTCATTGCAGGTTTTTTTCACAGAGTAGGAAAGGAAGATTTGACTCTCAAGAGATTCAGCTTTGTTATAACAGTATTCATCGGATCGGTAGCTCATAATATTGTTTATTTCTTCTTTTATTTAAAGTTAAGCGAACTTGACTTCTTCAGTTTCTTTTTTAAATACGGAATCGCCACAAGTCTCTACACGACAGTCTTTGGAGTTGTTGCCATATTGATAAAATTGCCCAAAAAAGAACTTAATATTTAA
- the lon gene encoding endopeptidase La, with amino-acid sequence MAKKEDLLSGFEPYETTILNIPKTLPVLPVRDIVLYPYMIFPLLIGRSSTLKAVGAGVEKDKYIFVTAQKNSEVEEPNFNDLYEWGTVARIIQVLRLPNNLLKVLVEGLFQAKIKKKLKNKDYLEAELIIKPQPEFGKIDKELQANINLSRKLFVDYVKNDPSLPDDLIAAFDNYSDLYQRLFFAAANVRSEVEKKQPIIETTIIEKQYFLLSSLLKSEIEMQNMQVEIGSKINEQINKTQRRYFIQEQIRILQNELGDGEDSGSSELNQIKEAIDNAGMPEHAFKKAMEEFERLKKTPSMSPEFSVNRNFIEMLTQIPWKKATTDILDINHVKKILDEDHFDLEKPKERILEFIAILNLAGKLKRQILCFVGPPGVGKTSLAKSIARALGREFVRFSLGGVRDEAEIRGHRRTYIGAMPGKIIQSMKKAGTVNPVILLDEIDKMSMDFRGDPSSALLEVLDPEQNANFNDHYLEVDYDLSNVMFITTANVRYDIPLPLLDRMEIIELTSYLDPEKLQIAKKHILPKLLEEFGLNKLKIDFQDESITKIIREYTREAGVRSLEREIASVLRKLTKDIVADYFSSESLKKANENLGDEKQQELAKSMLKDNPAFLRKVKRIRYDITPDIVEKYLKSPRFKEKQKKLDDKVGVVNGLAWTSVGGDIMPIEVTIMPGNEKLTLTGKLGDVMKESAMAALSFIRSNYNNFGLNADFSKKSEIHLHVPEGAIPKDGPSAGITMAIAIISASTGVKVRGDVAMTGEITLRGDILAIGGLKEKLLAAKRSGMNDVLVPKENFGDVADISDDIKSGLKIHFVEHLNEAIEIAFRDFPKRKDVVRMKQGDKN; translated from the coding sequence ATGGCAAAAAAAGAAGATCTACTTTCAGGTTTTGAACCTTACGAAACAACAATATTAAATATTCCAAAAACATTGCCGGTACTACCGGTTAGGGATATTGTATTATATCCTTATATGATTTTTCCACTACTAATTGGTAGAAGCTCTACATTAAAAGCTGTTGGTGCAGGCGTTGAGAAAGACAAATATATATTTGTAACTGCACAAAAAAATTCCGAAGTTGAAGAGCCTAACTTCAATGATTTATACGAATGGGGTACAGTAGCAAGAATTATACAGGTACTCAGACTTCCCAATAATTTACTAAAAGTATTGGTAGAAGGGCTTTTTCAGGCGAAAATCAAAAAAAAACTAAAGAACAAAGATTATCTCGAAGCAGAATTGATAATAAAACCACAACCCGAATTTGGTAAAATAGATAAAGAACTTCAAGCCAATATAAACTTGTCCAGAAAGTTATTTGTTGATTATGTAAAAAATGACCCAAGTCTTCCTGATGATTTAATAGCAGCTTTCGATAATTATTCAGACCTTTATCAAAGGTTGTTTTTTGCTGCTGCAAATGTTCGATCAGAAGTAGAAAAAAAACAACCTATAATCGAAACTACAATCATAGAAAAGCAATATTTTCTTCTAAGTTCACTTTTAAAAAGTGAAATTGAAATGCAGAATATGCAAGTAGAAATTGGTTCAAAAATTAATGAACAAATAAACAAAACCCAAAGAAGATACTTTATTCAGGAACAAATCCGAATACTTCAAAATGAACTTGGAGATGGCGAAGATTCAGGCTCAAGCGAACTCAACCAAATTAAGGAAGCTATTGATAATGCAGGCATGCCTGAACACGCTTTTAAAAAAGCGATGGAAGAATTTGAAAGACTGAAAAAGACGCCATCAATGTCACCGGAATTTTCTGTAAACCGTAATTTTATAGAGATGCTCACGCAAATACCTTGGAAAAAAGCGACAACAGATATACTTGATATCAATCATGTGAAAAAAATTCTTGACGAAGACCATTTCGATCTTGAAAAGCCAAAAGAAAGAATTTTGGAATTTATAGCAATTCTGAATCTTGCCGGTAAATTAAAAAGACAGATATTATGCTTTGTAGGTCCTCCGGGTGTGGGCAAGACTTCACTTGCTAAATCTATCGCAAGAGCCTTAGGTCGTGAATTTGTTAGATTTTCTTTGGGAGGTGTGCGGGATGAAGCTGAAATACGAGGACACAGACGAACATATATTGGGGCTATGCCCGGCAAAATAATTCAATCTATGAAAAAAGCAGGTACTGTAAATCCTGTTATACTTCTTGATGAAATTGATAAAATGTCAATGGATTTCAGAGGTGACCCGTCTTCTGCCCTACTTGAAGTGTTAGATCCTGAACAAAATGCAAATTTCAATGATCATTATTTAGAAGTAGATTATGATTTGTCAAATGTAATGTTTATTACAACAGCAAATGTAAGATATGATATTCCCCTTCCACTTCTTGACAGAATGGAAATTATCGAACTTACAAGCTATCTTGATCCGGAGAAACTGCAAATTGCCAAAAAACATATTTTACCAAAATTATTGGAAGAATTTGGTCTTAATAAGCTGAAAATTGATTTTCAGGATGAGAGCATTACTAAAATAATCAGAGAATATACACGCGAAGCCGGCGTCAGAAGTCTTGAGCGTGAGATTGCATCTGTCCTTAGAAAACTTACAAAAGATATTGTTGCTGATTATTTCAGTAGTGAGAGTTTGAAAAAAGCAAACGAAAACCTTGGAGATGAAAAGCAGCAAGAACTTGCTAAAAGTATGCTCAAGGATAATCCGGCATTCTTAAGAAAAGTTAAACGAATAAGATACGATATTACCCCGGATATAGTTGAAAAATATCTTAAATCACCCAGATTCAAAGAGAAGCAAAAGAAATTGGATGATAAGGTTGGTGTTGTAAATGGACTTGCCTGGACCAGCGTAGGTGGCGATATAATGCCAATTGAAGTAACAATTATGCCCGGTAACGAAAAGCTGACTTTGACAGGTAAATTGGGTGACGTTATGAAAGAATCTGCTATGGCGGCACTTTCATTTATACGTTCTAATTATAACAACTTCGGTCTTAATGCTGATTTCAGCAAGAAAAGCGAAATTCACCTCCATGTTCCGGAAGGGGCAATTCCAAAAGATGGTCCTTCAGCGGGTATTACTATGGCAATTGCCATAATTTCTGCTTCTACGGGAGTAAAAGTCAGAGGAGATGTGGCAATGACCGGAGAAATTACTTTACGCGGTGATATTTTAGCAATCGGTGGTCTGAAAGAAAAACTGCTTGCAGCAAAACGCAGTGGCATGAATGATGTTTTAGTTCCTAAAGAGAATTTTGGTGATGTTGCAGATATTTCTGATGATATCAAATCAGGTCTCAAAATTCACTTTGTAGAGCATTTGAATGAAGCAATCGAAATTGCATTCAGAGATTTTCCAAAGAGGAAAGATGTAGTCAGGATGAAGCAAGGAGATAAAAATTGA
- a CDS encoding mannose-1-phosphate guanylyltransferase, whose protein sequence is MKKTAVIMAGGFGERFWPLSRMKRPKQVLNLTSPEKNMMQEAIDRIRGLIAPEDIFVITSKLLLEPIRMSLPELPPQNIIAEPAKRNTAPCLALASAVIKARYSEITADNILTAVLTADHKIEPKENFNEIINEVFGFVASNDVLATIGINPTRPETGYGYIEVGKDLSGRIRKVKSFREKPDLESAQKFVKSGNFFWNSGMFFWKLSTFDSEMILNCPEIGNYISELTKLYSNYNSEALNSFNSPAEELFSSLPSISIDYALMEKSANVVCIKSDFNWDDVGAWDSLERVREKDENSNILTGNNLLIDSNNCIIINDNSTIQKVTGIGIENLIIINTGDSIMICPKDRAQDVKLIVNELRNNNEIELL, encoded by the coding sequence TTGAAAAAAACAGCTGTAATAATGGCCGGCGGATTTGGGGAAAGATTCTGGCCCCTGAGCCGGATGAAACGACCCAAGCAAGTGCTCAATCTAACTTCGCCTGAAAAGAATATGATGCAGGAAGCCATTGATCGGATCCGAGGACTTATAGCGCCGGAAGATATATTTGTAATTACAAGCAAATTGCTTCTGGAGCCTATACGTATGTCATTGCCTGAATTACCACCTCAAAATATAATCGCAGAGCCTGCAAAGCGAAATACAGCTCCTTGCCTTGCTCTTGCTTCTGCAGTCATTAAAGCAAGATATTCAGAAATTACTGCTGATAATATTTTGACTGCGGTTCTTACTGCAGACCACAAAATTGAACCAAAAGAAAATTTTAATGAAATCATCAATGAAGTATTTGGTTTTGTTGCATCCAATGATGTACTGGCTACAATTGGTATTAATCCAACAAGACCTGAAACCGGCTACGGCTATATTGAAGTAGGCAAAGATTTATCAGGTAGAATCAGAAAAGTTAAAAGTTTCAGAGAAAAACCGGATTTAGAATCTGCACAAAAATTTGTAAAGTCTGGAAATTTCTTTTGGAACAGTGGAATGTTTTTCTGGAAATTGAGCACATTTGATAGTGAAATGATTTTGAATTGTCCGGAAATTGGAAATTATATTTCAGAATTAACGAAATTATATAGCAATTATAATTCAGAAGCTCTGAATAGTTTCAATTCACCGGCTGAAGAATTATTTTCAAGTTTGCCGTCAATTTCAATTGACTATGCATTGATGGAAAAGTCTGCTAACGTTGTGTGTATTAAATCGGACTTCAATTGGGATGATGTTGGAGCATGGGATTCTTTGGAAAGAGTTCGCGAAAAAGACGAAAACTCTAATATTTTAACCGGAAATAACCTCCTGATTGATTCAAATAATTGCATTATTATTAACGACAATTCGACTATTCAGAAAGTTACCGGAATAGGTATTGAGAATTTAATCATCATTAATACCGGCGACAGCATTATGATTTGTCCTAAGGACAGAGCTCAGGATGTAAAACTAATTGTAAATGAACTTCGTAATAATAATGAGATTGAATTACTTTAG